From a region of the Pseudoxanthomonas sp. X-1 genome:
- the hmgA gene encoding homogentisate 1,2-dioxygenase produces MNSTQYMTGFGNEFASEAIAGALPVGRNSPQQVAFGLYAEQLSGTAFTAPRGQNRRSWLYRIRPAAMHGGFALFEQAPDFHNGFGQGPVSPDQLRWSPLPLPEAPTDFLEGLLTMAGNGAAEAQHGVGIHLYAANRDMAGRWFYDADAELLIVPQQGRLRLATEFGVIELEPQQIAVIPRGVRFAVTLPDGQARGYMCENFGAPLRLPELGPIGSNGLANPRDFETPVAAFEDIEGEFELIAKFQGHLWRAAIGHSPLDVVAWHGNGAPYRYDLRRFNTIGSISFDHPDPSIFTVLTSPSDTPGTANLDFVIFPPRWLVAQDTFRPPWFHRNVASEFMGLVHGAYDAKAEGFAPGGASLHNGMTGHGPDAATFEKASHADLSRPDVVTDTMAFMFETRAVLRPTRQAMEAAHRQRDYQQCWAGLRRNFQPPG; encoded by the coding sequence ATGAATTCGACGCAGTACATGACCGGCTTCGGCAACGAGTTCGCCAGCGAGGCGATCGCCGGGGCCTTGCCGGTGGGGCGCAATTCGCCGCAGCAGGTCGCGTTCGGGCTGTACGCCGAGCAGCTGTCGGGCACGGCGTTCACCGCGCCGCGCGGGCAGAACCGGCGCAGCTGGCTGTACCGCATCCGCCCGGCGGCGATGCATGGCGGCTTCGCCCTGTTCGAGCAGGCGCCGGATTTCCACAATGGCTTCGGCCAGGGGCCGGTCAGCCCGGACCAGCTGCGCTGGTCGCCGCTGCCGCTGCCCGAGGCGCCGACCGACTTCCTCGAAGGCCTGCTGACCATGGCCGGCAACGGCGCGGCCGAGGCGCAGCACGGCGTGGGCATCCACCTGTACGCCGCCAACCGCGACATGGCCGGGCGCTGGTTCTACGACGCCGATGCCGAACTGCTGATCGTCCCGCAGCAGGGCCGGCTGCGGCTGGCCACCGAGTTCGGCGTGATCGAGCTGGAGCCGCAGCAGATCGCGGTGATCCCACGCGGCGTGCGCTTCGCGGTGACACTGCCCGATGGCCAGGCGCGCGGCTACATGTGCGAGAACTTCGGCGCGCCGCTGCGCCTGCCCGAGCTGGGGCCGATCGGCTCCAACGGCCTGGCCAATCCGCGCGACTTCGAGACGCCGGTGGCCGCCTTCGAGGACATCGAGGGCGAGTTCGAACTGATCGCCAAGTTCCAGGGCCACCTGTGGCGCGCGGCCATCGGCCACAGTCCGCTGGATGTGGTCGCCTGGCACGGCAACGGCGCCCCGTATCGCTACGATCTGCGCCGGTTCAACACGATCGGCTCGATCAGCTTCGACCATCCCGATCCGTCGATCTTCACCGTGCTGACCTCGCCCAGCGACACGCCGGGCACGGCCAACCTGGACTTCGTGATCTTCCCGCCGCGCTGGCTGGTGGCGCAGGACACCTTCCGCCCGCCGTGGTTCCACCGCAACGTGGCCAGCGAGTTCATGGGCCTGGTGCACGGTGCCTACGACGCCAAGGCCGAGGGCTTCGCGCCGGGTGGGGCGTCGCTGCACAACGGCATGACCGGGCACGGGCCGGATGCGGCGACCTTCGAGAAGGCCTCGCATGCGGACCTCTCCAGGCCGGACGTGGTCACCGACACGATGGCCTTCATGTTCGAGACGCGTGCGGTGCTGCGGCCCACGCGTCAGGCGATGGAGGCCGCGCACCGCCAGCGCGACTACCAGCAGTGCTGGGCGGGCCTGAGGCGTAACTTCCAGCCGCCGGGCTGA
- a CDS encoding lectin, with translation MKSLLPLTAALALALAACKPADAPQSSAPAQSTPQASAPAQASQPAASSQPAQDADVPATWQGYGDLKLGSTADAARQAWGGELNSSTPSEGGACYQLTPKWATDKADVAFMIEGDHFVRYDVTTSRETAPGGGKVGMDEAALRALYGDKLQSMPHKYVEGGKYLSVDGQGGAKLVFETGADGVVTSWRVGLPPQIDYVEGCA, from the coding sequence ATGAAATCCCTGCTGCCCCTGACCGCCGCGCTGGCCCTCGCCCTGGCCGCGTGCAAGCCGGCCGATGCGCCGCAGTCCAGCGCCCCGGCCCAGTCCACGCCGCAGGCCTCCGCGCCGGCGCAGGCCTCGCAGCCGGCCGCCTCGTCGCAACCCGCCCAGGACGCCGACGTGCCGGCCACCTGGCAGGGCTATGGCGATCTGAAGCTGGGCAGCACCGCCGACGCCGCGCGCCAGGCCTGGGGCGGCGAGCTCAACAGCAGCACGCCCTCCGAGGGCGGCGCCTGCTACCAGCTCACGCCCAAGTGGGCCACCGACAAGGCCGACGTGGCCTTCATGATCGAGGGCGATCACTTCGTCCGCTACGACGTGACCACCTCCAGGGAAACCGCGCCCGGCGGCGGCAAGGTCGGCATGGACGAGGCCGCGCTGCGCGCGCTGTACGGCGACAAGCTGCAGTCGATGCCGCACAAGTATGTCGAAGGCGGCAAGTACCTCAGCGTGGACGGCCAGGGCGGGGCGAAGCTGGTCTTCGAGACCGGCGCCGACGGCGTGGTCACCAGCTGGCGCGTGGGCCTGCCGCCGCAGATCGACTACGTCGAAGGCTGCGCATAA
- a CDS encoding MurR/RpiR family transcriptional regulator translates to MPPLLKIRAERERMSAIERRIADYILDNAHLLRDYSSQQLASALGVSQSSVVKFSQKLGFRGYPDLKYSVGQAIARGNGGQPADPASPADSGDAYTRLEDSLRRSKAAAEEETRLLNPRARIEQIVARIDQAQKVFVCGLGDDGLFAREFAMRLSLLGVLTVHHADAILMMTNVSAARPGDVLILLSEFGQLPQLSQISRQFQDAGGAVVSITRHTANPLRAHADAALVVSAHDPAPHIAQLLYRCSLQSLLDFVFVLLCQTNPDRERQLAVNLERVQHLLDA, encoded by the coding sequence ATGCCCCCCCTGCTCAAGATCCGCGCCGAACGCGAGCGCATGTCCGCCATCGAACGGCGCATCGCCGACTACATCCTCGACAACGCCCATCTGCTGCGCGACTACTCCTCCCAGCAGCTGGCCAGCGCGCTGGGCGTCAGCCAGTCCTCGGTGGTGAAGTTCAGCCAGAAGCTCGGCTTCCGGGGCTATCCGGACCTGAAGTACTCGGTCGGCCAAGCCATCGCGCGCGGCAATGGCGGCCAGCCGGCGGATCCGGCATCGCCTGCCGACAGCGGCGATGCCTACACCCGGCTGGAAGACAGCCTGCGCCGCAGCAAGGCCGCGGCCGAGGAGGAGACGCGCCTGCTCAACCCGCGCGCACGCATCGAGCAGATCGTCGCGCGCATCGACCAGGCGCAGAAGGTGTTCGTCTGCGGGCTCGGCGACGACGGCCTGTTCGCGCGCGAGTTCGCCATGCGCCTGTCGCTGCTCGGCGTGCTGACCGTGCACCATGCCGACGCGATCCTGATGATGACCAACGTCTCGGCGGCGCGGCCGGGCGATGTGCTGATCCTGCTGTCCGAGTTCGGCCAGCTGCCGCAGCTGTCGCAGATCTCGCGCCAGTTCCAGGACGCCGGCGGCGCGGTGGTGTCCATCACCCGCCACACCGCCAACCCGCTGCGCGCGCATGCCGATGCGGCGCTGGTGGTGTCCGCGCACGATCCGGCCCCGCACATCGCCCAGCTGCTGTACCGTTGTTCGCTGCAGTCCCTGCTGGATTTCGTGTTCGTGCTGCTGTGCCAGACCAATCCCGACCGCGAGCGCCAGCTGGCGGTCAACCTGGAACGGGTCCAGCACCTGCTCGACGCCTGA
- a CDS encoding dipeptide epimerase, giving the protein MKITHIELGMLRVPLKTPFKTALRTVDTVEDVIVLIRTDSGHTGHGEAAATAVITGDTHGSIIEAIRHFIAPRLIGQDIANLNHLTALVQSAMERNTSAKAAVEIALYDLWAQRYGAPLYQLLGGGDPVITTDITISVDYIDKMVADSLSALERGFESLKIKVGKDIGLDIERVKAIHAAVEGRALLRLDANQGWTAKQAVYAMQKLEDAGVVLELLEQPVKAADIDGLKYVTERVNTPVMADESVFAPQQVFDLIQRRAADIINIKLMKTGGLSNAIRIADIAALYGVDCMIGCMIESSISVAAAVHLAVAKANVITKIDLDGPSLGQFNPVVGGVLFDESEISIPDAPGLGIREIQGLELLAP; this is encoded by the coding sequence ATGAAGATCACCCACATCGAACTGGGCATGCTGCGCGTGCCGTTGAAGACGCCGTTCAAGACCGCGCTGCGCACCGTGGACACGGTCGAGGACGTGATCGTGCTGATCCGCACCGACAGCGGCCACACCGGCCACGGCGAGGCCGCCGCCACCGCGGTGATCACCGGCGACACGCATGGCTCGATCATCGAGGCCATCCGCCACTTCATCGCCCCGCGCCTGATCGGCCAGGACATCGCCAACCTCAACCATCTGACCGCCCTGGTGCAGTCCGCGATGGAGCGCAACACCAGCGCCAAGGCCGCGGTGGAGATCGCCCTGTACGACCTGTGGGCGCAGCGCTACGGCGCGCCGCTGTACCAGCTGCTGGGCGGCGGCGATCCGGTGATCACCACCGACATCACCATCAGCGTGGACTACATCGACAAGATGGTGGCCGACTCGCTGTCCGCGCTGGAGCGCGGCTTCGAGTCGCTGAAGATCAAGGTCGGCAAGGACATCGGCCTGGACATCGAGCGGGTCAAGGCGATCCACGCCGCGGTCGAGGGTCGCGCCCTGCTGCGCCTGGACGCCAACCAGGGCTGGACCGCCAAGCAGGCGGTCTACGCCATGCAGAAGCTCGAGGACGCCGGCGTGGTGCTGGAACTGCTCGAACAGCCGGTCAAGGCGGCCGACATCGACGGCCTCAAGTACGTCACCGAGCGGGTCAACACGCCGGTGATGGCCGACGAGAGCGTGTTCGCCCCGCAGCAGGTGTTCGACCTGATCCAGCGCCGGGCTGCCGACATCATCAACATCAAGCTGATGAAGACCGGCGGCCTGTCCAACGCCATCCGCATCGCCGACATCGCCGCGCTGTACGGGGTGGACTGCATGATCGGCTGCATGATCGAGTCCTCGATCAGCGTGGCCGCGGCGGTGCACCTGGCGGTGGCCAAGGCCAACGTGATCACCAAGATCGATCTGGACGGGCCCTCGCTGGGGCAGTTCAACCCGGTGGTGGGCGGGGTGCTGTTCGACGAGTCGGAGATCAGCATCCCGGATGCGCCGGGGCTGGGCATCCGCGAGATCCAGGGGCTGGAGCTGCTCGCGCCGTGA
- a CDS encoding transglutaminase domain-containing protein: MLPDLIAQVDRGQFRQAQARIDQALDDARLDAATRQALLDQRERMRRIRLDFSLDRAAAFARVQQAIPDLRQDEFDAWDAQGLIEHMDIDGQRWWFKRAPSNLFLLSKQAVARRAQPRAPSDGPNERLNDHHREVLREARASGRTSVAPRRIEVTQSLTVKADAVPDGETIRAWIPYPRAIPGQQEDIVFLDSTPAGARVAGTDALQRTAYLEAPARKGQPTRFAVHYAVTVYARHFAIDPDKVVATPDDPALKPFLSQRPPHVVFTPQLRAFSRQVVGDETNPYRIARKLFAAVDRIPWAGAREYSTISNISDYALHAGHADCGQQTLLLIALLRMNGIPARWQSGWVFSDDAVGYDNIHDWGWLYLAPYGWVPMDVTTGALDSADPAERDFYFGGLDAYRMAFNDDWSVGFAQPKAAWRSDDVDSQRGEAEWRGGNLYYDQWNYDFKWHVAPLKRAP; the protein is encoded by the coding sequence ATGTTGCCCGATCTGATCGCCCAGGTGGACCGCGGCCAGTTCCGGCAGGCCCAGGCCAGGATCGACCAGGCCCTGGACGATGCGAGGCTGGATGCGGCCACGCGCCAGGCGCTGCTCGACCAGCGCGAGCGCATGCGCCGCATCCGCCTGGATTTCAGCCTGGACCGCGCTGCGGCCTTCGCCCGGGTGCAGCAGGCGATCCCGGACCTGCGCCAGGACGAGTTCGACGCCTGGGACGCGCAGGGCCTGATCGAGCACATGGACATCGACGGGCAGCGCTGGTGGTTCAAGCGCGCCCCGTCCAACCTGTTCCTGCTGAGCAAGCAGGCCGTGGCGCGCCGCGCCCAGCCGCGGGCACCCTCCGACGGCCCCAACGAGCGCCTCAACGACCATCACCGCGAAGTCCTGCGCGAAGCCAGGGCCAGCGGTCGCACCAGCGTGGCGCCGCGCCGTATCGAGGTGACCCAGTCCCTGACCGTCAAGGCCGATGCGGTGCCCGACGGCGAGACCATCCGCGCGTGGATTCCCTATCCGCGCGCCATCCCCGGCCAGCAGGAAGACATCGTGTTCCTGGACAGCACGCCGGCCGGCGCGCGCGTGGCCGGGACCGATGCCCTGCAGCGCACCGCCTACCTGGAGGCCCCCGCGCGCAAGGGCCAGCCCACGCGCTTCGCCGTGCATTACGCGGTGACCGTGTATGCGCGCCACTTCGCCATCGACCCGGACAAGGTGGTGGCCACGCCGGACGATCCGGCGCTGAAGCCCTTCCTGTCCCAGCGCCCGCCGCACGTGGTGTTCACCCCGCAGCTGCGGGCGTTCTCGCGGCAGGTGGTGGGCGATGAGACCAATCCCTACCGCATCGCGCGCAAGCTGTTCGCCGCGGTGGACAGGATCCCGTGGGCCGGTGCGCGCGAGTACTCGACCATCAGCAACATCTCCGACTATGCCCTGCACGCCGGCCACGCCGACTGCGGCCAGCAGACCCTGCTGCTGATCGCGCTGCTGCGGATGAACGGCATCCCCGCGCGCTGGCAGAGCGGCTGGGTGTTCTCCGACGACGCGGTGGGCTACGACAACATCCACGACTGGGGCTGGCTGTATCTGGCGCCGTACGGCTGGGTGCCGATGGACGTGACCACCGGCGCGCTGGACAGCGCCGACCCGGCCGAGCGCGACTTCTACTTCGGCGGGCTCGACGCCTACCGCATGGCTTTCAACGACGACTGGTCGGTGGGCTTCGCCCAGCCCAAGGCGGCATGGCGCTCGGACGATGTGGACTCGCAGCGCGGCGAGGCCGAGTGGCGCGGCGGCAACCTGTACTACGACCAGTGGAACTACGACTTCAAGTGGCATGTCGCGCCGCTCAAGCGGGCGCCGTAG
- a CDS encoding SH3 domain-containing protein, protein MTRLLPASLALRSAACCALLSLLVIGPLAARVPVPQVAIDPVTGVVGVDPPKLTAAYWIARQRQPDRVLLDRAGIAAQNARMRRDDPAIHDLRALPAQLPRAQVVEAIQALSARPTRTLYGLDGQALDGPALDALQASLALDAVPATTPLRYGLVTHRADLRTFPTTQRVFSSLDDHDIDRFQESALFPGDAVAVLHESRDGQWLFVTSERYSAWIEKRFVGLGSAQQVFGYGARGPYRVVTGATATTVFTPEQPQVSQLQLDMGVRVPVLADWAPTRPVNGQLPYTAWVIQLPIRSADGTLTLVPALLPRTADTAADYLPLTPRHFITQAFKFLGERYGWGHSYDARDCSGFTSEVYRSFGVLLPRNTSQQAVSPALDRIAFAPDDPDAKRLTAVRQLSLGDLVYIPGHVMVVLGHADGLAYVIHDTAGGGWAGADGKRVAGHLNGVSVTPLEPMLASDTASYVDRITNIQRVRPKAQE, encoded by the coding sequence ATGACGCGCCTGCTTCCTGCGAGCCTCGCCCTGCGATCGGCCGCCTGCTGCGCCCTGTTGTCGCTGCTGGTCATCGGCCCGCTGGCCGCGCGCGTGCCGGTGCCGCAGGTGGCCATCGACCCGGTCACCGGCGTGGTCGGCGTCGATCCGCCCAAGCTCACCGCCGCCTACTGGATCGCCCGGCAGCGGCAGCCCGACCGCGTGCTGCTGGACCGCGCCGGCATCGCCGCGCAGAACGCGCGCATGCGCCGCGACGACCCGGCCATCCACGACCTGCGCGCCCTGCCCGCGCAGCTGCCCAGGGCGCAGGTGGTCGAAGCGATCCAGGCGCTGTCGGCGCGGCCCACGCGCACGCTGTACGGCCTCGACGGCCAGGCCCTGGACGGCCCCGCCCTGGACGCGCTCCAGGCCAGCCTGGCGCTGGACGCCGTGCCCGCCACCACGCCGCTGCGCTACGGCCTGGTCACCCATCGCGCCGACCTGCGCACCTTCCCGACCACGCAGCGCGTCTTCAGCAGCCTGGACGACCACGACATCGACCGCTTCCAGGAAAGCGCGCTGTTCCCCGGCGATGCCGTGGCCGTGCTGCACGAGAGCCGCGACGGGCAGTGGCTGTTCGTCACCTCCGAGCGCTACAGCGCCTGGATCGAGAAGCGCTTCGTCGGCCTGGGCAGCGCGCAGCAGGTGTTCGGCTACGGCGCCCGTGGCCCGTACCGCGTGGTCACCGGCGCCACCGCCACCACGGTGTTCACGCCCGAGCAGCCGCAGGTCTCGCAGCTGCAGCTGGACATGGGCGTGCGCGTGCCGGTGCTGGCCGACTGGGCGCCGACCCGGCCGGTCAACGGCCAGCTGCCCTACACCGCCTGGGTGATCCAGCTGCCGATCCGCAGCGCCGACGGCACGCTGACGCTGGTGCCGGCGCTGCTGCCGCGCACGGCCGACACGGCGGCCGACTACCTGCCCCTGACCCCGCGTCACTTCATCACCCAGGCCTTCAAGTTCCTGGGCGAGCGCTACGGCTGGGGCCATTCCTACGATGCGCGCGACTGCAGCGGCTTCACCTCCGAGGTCTACCGCAGCTTCGGCGTGCTGCTGCCGCGCAATACCTCGCAGCAGGCGGTCAGCCCGGCGCTGGACCGCATCGCCTTCGCCCCCGACGACCCCGACGCCAAGCGCCTGACCGCGGTCAGGCAGCTGTCGCTCGGCGACCTGGTCTACATCCCGGGGCACGTCATGGTGGTGCTGGGTCACGCCGACGGCCTGGCCTACGTCATCCACGACACCGCCGGCGGCGGCTGGGCCGGCGCCGACGGCAAGCGCGTGGCCGGCCACCTCAACGGCGTGTCGGTCACCCCGCTCGAGCCGATGCTGGCCAGCGACACCGCCAGCTACGTCGACCGCATCACCAACATCCAGCGCGTGCGCCCGAAAGCCCAAGAATGA
- a CDS encoding APC family permease: MSVAPTPAQGTLVRAVSRWQIVGLSINDVIGSGIYLLPAATVALMGPLSLWAVLLAGVAVALLVLCYAQAASYFDQPGGSYLYAREAFGRYAGFQVGWMIWLTRISSAAALGNGLADAVSRFWPAAASGGGRLLVVIGSLGLLTAINVIGVRSAARTGVALVIGKLVPLLLFVVVGLFYMDWSLAFAGTAPDLRDLPNLGQAALLLLFAYAGFENIPAAAGEFRNPRRDVPFALITMIALVTLIYAAVQVVAMGTLPGLAQSATPLADAAARFGGEGLALVLTVGAVISILGTTSNTVMLGPRFLFALAQDGFGPKFLAGVHPRFRTPAAAIIVQGVLSVALALSGSFEKLALLSMVTRLLAYIGTAAAVLVLARRHRDNPNALRLPGGPLIPVLALLLTLGLLCSASLSNLLAVGVAMVVGTVIYLFPRKA; the protein is encoded by the coding sequence GTGAGCGTCGCGCCGACGCCCGCGCAGGGCACGCTGGTCCGCGCGGTCAGCCGCTGGCAGATCGTTGGGCTGTCGATCAACGACGTCATCGGCAGCGGCATCTATCTGCTGCCCGCGGCCACGGTCGCGCTGATGGGCCCCCTGAGCCTGTGGGCGGTATTGCTGGCCGGCGTGGCGGTGGCGCTGCTGGTGCTGTGCTACGCGCAGGCGGCGAGCTACTTCGACCAGCCGGGCGGCAGCTATCTCTACGCCCGCGAGGCCTTCGGCCGCTACGCGGGCTTCCAGGTCGGCTGGATGATCTGGCTCACGCGCATCAGTTCGGCCGCGGCGCTGGGCAACGGCCTGGCCGATGCGGTCTCGCGCTTCTGGCCGGCGGCGGCCAGCGGCGGCGGGCGCCTGCTGGTGGTGATCGGCTCGCTGGGCCTGCTGACCGCGATCAACGTGATCGGCGTGCGCTCGGCCGCGCGCACCGGCGTGGCGCTGGTGATCGGCAAGCTGGTGCCGCTGCTGCTGTTCGTGGTCGTCGGCCTGTTCTACATGGACTGGTCGCTGGCCTTCGCCGGCACTGCGCCGGACCTGCGCGACCTGCCCAACCTGGGCCAGGCGGCCTTGCTGCTGCTGTTCGCCTATGCCGGCTTCGAGAACATCCCGGCCGCCGCTGGCGAGTTCCGCAACCCGCGCCGCGACGTGCCCTTCGCGCTGATCACGATGATCGCGCTGGTGACGCTGATCTACGCCGCGGTGCAGGTGGTGGCGATGGGCACCCTGCCCGGCCTGGCCCAGTCGGCCACACCGCTGGCCGATGCGGCCGCGCGCTTCGGCGGCGAGGGCCTGGCGCTGGTGCTGACGGTGGGCGCGGTGATCTCGATCCTGGGCACCACCAGCAACACGGTGATGCTGGGGCCGCGCTTCCTGTTCGCGCTGGCGCAGGACGGCTTCGGTCCGAAGTTCCTGGCCGGCGTCCATCCGCGCTTCCGCACGCCGGCCGCGGCGATCATCGTGCAGGGCGTGCTGTCGGTGGCGCTGGCGCTGTCGGGCTCGTTCGAGAAGCTCGCCCTGCTGTCGATGGTCACGCGTCTGCTGGCCTACATCGGCACCGCGGCGGCGGTGCTGGTGCTGGCGCGCAGGCATCGCGACAACCCCAATGCCCTGCGCCTGCCCGGCGGTCCGCTGATCCCCGTGCTGGCGCTGCTGCTCACCCTGGGCCTGCTGTGCAGCGCCAGCCTGTCCAACCTGCTGGCGGTCGGCGTGGCGATGGTGGTGGGGACCGTGATCTACCTGTTTCCGCGCAAGGCCTGA